Proteins encoded in a region of the Xylocopa sonorina isolate GNS202 chromosome 1, iyXylSono1_principal, whole genome shotgun sequence genome:
- the LOC143423031 gene encoding kynurenine/alpha-aminoadipate aminotransferase, mitochondrial-like isoform X1, whose product MNYSRFFTNITNKRKPSMLRDLAKQFLKTKGGISLAAGMPNAKMFPFEEIVVTYKGGTKVTLSGEELAWSLQYGPSQGYMPLLEKMRQFQEYWHKPMQSHWDVLITSGSMEACSKVFDMVLESGDPVMVQVPAYEGILNALAPLVPEFIDIAQDQDGIIPENIMKTCEKRIRDGKPVPKLLYVNPTGANPTGTVLTESRRRRIYELAEMYNFLILEDDPYCFLHFVDKKPTTFLELDSSGRVIRLDSFSKILSAGLRLGVVTAHKEIIRRLTTHVETTSMHASSLSQMLLFKFLDRWGLERIEQHFNDVQNFYRERRDIMLSLIEKHLTGLAEWNVPKAGMFIWIRINKMKDVMELASKKCISQKIFLLPGHVFNYDRSKPDVHLRLCYSYATPEEIDKALSTLAKLIREEIDKKD is encoded by the exons ATGAACTACTCCAGATTTTTTACGAATATTACAAATAAACGGAAACCGAGTATGCTTCGTGACTTGG CAAAGCAATTTTTGAAAACTAAAGGAGGAATAAGTTTAGCGGCTGGAATGCCAAATGCGAAAATGTTTCCGTTCGAAGAGATCGTTGTGACGTATAAAGGTGGCACTAAGGTCACATTATCGGGGGAAGAGCTAGCTTGGTCTCTTCAGTACGGTCCTTCTCAGGG ATACATGCCGCTATTGGAAAAGATGCGACAGTTTCAAGAATACTGGCACAAACCAATGCAGAGTCACTGGGACGTACTCATCACGTCTGGTTCAATGGAGGCTTGCAGCAAGGTTTTCGATATGGTTCTAGAATCTGGAGATCCTGTAATGGTTCAAGTACCAGCCTACGAAGGAATTTTGAATGCA CTTGCACCACTGGTACCAGAATTCATAGATATTGCGCAAGATCAGGATGGTATAATTCCAGAAAATATCATGAAAACTTGCGAGAAAAGAATTCGCGATGGTAAACCGGTACCAAAA CTGCTCTACGTGAATCCAACGGGTGCGAATCCAACAGGAACGGTTTTAACAGAATCTCGAAGAAGAAGAATATACGAATTAGCTGAAATGTACAACTTCTTGATCCTCGAggatgatccctattgcttccttCATTTCGTTGATAAGAAACCAACGACGTTCCTCGAGTTAGATTCCAGTGGACGCGTGATACGTTTGGATTCTTTTAGTAAAATTCTTAGCGCTGGTCTTCGATTGGGTGTTGTTACAGCCCACAAGGAAATTATTCGAAGATTAACTACACACGTGGAGACGACAAGTATGCATGCCTCTTCCTTGTCACAA ATGTTACTATTCAAATTTTTGGATAGGTGGGGTTTAGAAAGGATAGAGCAGCACTTCAACGATGTTCAAAACTTTTATCGTGAAAGGCGAGATATCATGTTATCTTTAATTGAAAAACATCTCACAG GATTGGCTGAATGGAACGTTCCGAAAGCTGGAATGTTTATTTGGATACGTATAAACAAAATGAAAGACGTAATGGAATTGGCAAGCAAAAAATGTATTTCGCAAAAGATTTTCCTTCTTCCTGGTCATGTTTTTAATTATGATCGTTCGAAACCTGACGTGCATCTCAGACTTTGCTATAGTTACGCGACACCGGAAGAAATCGATAAG GCGCTTTCAACATTAGCAAAGTTAATACGTGAAGAAATAGATAAGAAAGACTAG
- the LOC143427735 gene encoding kynurenine/alpha-aminoadipate aminotransferase, mitochondrial produces MNYTRFLTSIANRRKPSIFRDLTSQFLKAKDAISLATGMPNAKMFPFEEIVVTYKGGTKITLSGEELAWSLQYGPTQGYMPLLEKMRQLQEHWHRPVQKHWDVLFTSGSMEACSKVFDMVIDIGDPVMVQVPAYEGILNALAPLLPEFIDIAQDQSGIIPENIENVCEERICSGKPIPKLLYVNPTGANPTGTVLTESRRRRIYELSEIYNFLILEDDPYCFLHFVDNKPMTFLELDYTGRVIRLDSFSKILSPGLRLGVVTAHKEIIQKIARHMETTSMHASSLSQMLLFKFLDTWGVERIEQHFNNVQNFYRERRDIMLSLLEKHLTGLAEWNVPKGGMFVWLNIKGLKDVMQLADKKCLSQGVFLLPGHAFNYDNSKPDVHLRLCYSYATPEEIDKVCIFFRFNFNLDIHSSSFIVIIPIYHITQNMRPLDISKVDTRRNRNNEINNFLILCVLK; encoded by the exons ATGAACTACACAAGATTTTTAACGAGCATTGCGAACAGACGGAAACCGAGTATTTTCCGCGACCTCA CGAGCCAATTTTTGAAAGCTAAAGATGCGATAAGTTTAGCGACCGGAATGCCAAATGCGAAAATGTTCCCGTTCGAAGAGATCGTTGTGACGTATAAAGGTGGCACTAAGATTACATTATCGGGGGAAGAGCTAGCTTGGTCTCTTCAATATGGTCCTACTCAAGG ATACATGCCGCTGTTGGAAAAAATGCGACAGCTTCAAGAACACTGGCACAGACCAGTACAGAAACACTGGGACGTGCTCTTCACGTCTGGATCGATGGAGGCTTGCAGCAAGGTTTTCGATATGGTCATAGATATTGGGGATCCTGTAATGGTTCAAGTACCAGCCTACGAAGGAATTTTGAATGCG CTCGCGCCACTGTTACCAGAATTCATAGACATTGCGCAAGATCAGAGTGGTATAATTCCAGAAAACATCGAAAATGTTTGCGAGGAAAGAATTTGCAGTGGCAAACCGATACCAAAA CTGCTCTACGTGAATCCAACGGGTGCGAACCCAACAGGAACGGTTTTAACAGAATCTCGAAGAAGAAGAATATACGAATTGTCTGAAATATACAACTTCTTGATCCTCGAGGATGATCCCTACTGTTTTCTTCATTTCGTTGATAACAAGCCCATGACATTCCTTGAATTGGATTACACTGGTCGTGTAATTCGGTTAGATTCTTTTAGTAAAATCCTTAGCCCTGGTCTTCGATTAGGTGTCGTTACGGCGCACAAGGAAATCATTCAAAAGATAGCTAGGCATATGGAAACGACAAGCATGCACGCCTCTTCCCTATCACAA ATGTTACTATTTAAATTTCTGGACACGTGGGGTGTAGAAAGGATAGAGCAGCACTTCAACAATGTTCAAAACTTTTATCGTGAGAGGCGAGATATCATGTTATCTTTACTTGAAAAACACCTTACAG GATTGGCTGAATGGAATGTTCCAAAAGGGGGAATGTTTGTTTGGTTAAATATAAAGGGACTGAAGGATGTGATGCAATTGGCAGACAAGAAGTGCCTTTCACAAGGAGTTTTCCTTCTTCCTGGTCATGCGTTTAATTATGACAACTCAAAGCCCGACGTGCATCTCAGACTTTGTTATAGTTACGCGACACCGGAAGAAATCGACAAGGTCTGTATTTTCTTCCGATTCAA TTTCAACCTCGATATAcattcttcatcttttattgttATCATTCCTATTTATCATATTACGCAAAATATGC GCCCTCTCGATATTAGCAAAGTTGATACGCGAAGAAATAGAAAT aatgaAATAAATAACTTCTTGATTTTGTGTGTCCTAAAATAG
- the LOC143423031 gene encoding kynurenine/alpha-aminoadipate aminotransferase, mitochondrial-like isoform X2, translated as MNYSRFFTNITNKRKPSMLRDLAKQFLKTKGGISLAAGMPNAKMFPFEEIVVTYKGGTKVTLSGEELAWSLQYGPSQGYMPLLEKMRQFQEYWHKPMQSHWDVLITSGSMEACSKVFDMVLESGDPVMVQVPAYEGILNALAPLVPEFIDIAQDQDGIIPENIMKTCEKRIRDGKPVPKLLYVNPTGANPTGTVLTESRRRRIYELAEMYNFLILEDDPYCFLHFVDKKPTTFLELDSSGRVIRLDSFSKILSAGLRLGVVTAHKEIIRRLTTHVETTSMHASSLSQMLLFKFLDRWGLERIEQHFNDVQNFYRERRDIMLSLIEKHLTGIEFYRIG; from the exons ATGAACTACTCCAGATTTTTTACGAATATTACAAATAAACGGAAACCGAGTATGCTTCGTGACTTGG CAAAGCAATTTTTGAAAACTAAAGGAGGAATAAGTTTAGCGGCTGGAATGCCAAATGCGAAAATGTTTCCGTTCGAAGAGATCGTTGTGACGTATAAAGGTGGCACTAAGGTCACATTATCGGGGGAAGAGCTAGCTTGGTCTCTTCAGTACGGTCCTTCTCAGGG ATACATGCCGCTATTGGAAAAGATGCGACAGTTTCAAGAATACTGGCACAAACCAATGCAGAGTCACTGGGACGTACTCATCACGTCTGGTTCAATGGAGGCTTGCAGCAAGGTTTTCGATATGGTTCTAGAATCTGGAGATCCTGTAATGGTTCAAGTACCAGCCTACGAAGGAATTTTGAATGCA CTTGCACCACTGGTACCAGAATTCATAGATATTGCGCAAGATCAGGATGGTATAATTCCAGAAAATATCATGAAAACTTGCGAGAAAAGAATTCGCGATGGTAAACCGGTACCAAAA CTGCTCTACGTGAATCCAACGGGTGCGAATCCAACAGGAACGGTTTTAACAGAATCTCGAAGAAGAAGAATATACGAATTAGCTGAAATGTACAACTTCTTGATCCTCGAggatgatccctattgcttccttCATTTCGTTGATAAGAAACCAACGACGTTCCTCGAGTTAGATTCCAGTGGACGCGTGATACGTTTGGATTCTTTTAGTAAAATTCTTAGCGCTGGTCTTCGATTGGGTGTTGTTACAGCCCACAAGGAAATTATTCGAAGATTAACTACACACGTGGAGACGACAAGTATGCATGCCTCTTCCTTGTCACAA ATGTTACTATTCAAATTTTTGGATAGGTGGGGTTTAGAAAGGATAGAGCAGCACTTCAACGATGTTCAAAACTTTTATCGTGAAAGGCGAGATATCATGTTATCTTTAATTGAAAAACATCTCACAG GAATTGAGTTTTACAGGATTGGCTGA